From Triplophysa dalaica isolate WHDGS20190420 chromosome 24, ASM1584641v1, whole genome shotgun sequence:
TAATTCaacttgtattattattatatgttattCGCGTTTCTACAGTGTGTTTCTGTTATTAAACAGCCGTTTATTGGATAGTTTTATCGGTTTTGGCCGGGCAGCAGGCCTGAGCTGAGATCCACACATCTTGTTTATCACACATTTATTCTTATATTTCTCAAGAGTTTCGTGTTTATTTCGTTGTCTGGTTTCTTGTGGTGAAACATGGCTGTTGTCAACGAAGGAGCGCTTAAAAAGATGTTAAAGGTTTGTatcatgtttgtatcttcttCTTTATACATTAACTAGGCTTGACACACTTTACATTGTATTAACTTTCACTATTAGTAACTGATTGACTATACAATTCTTACAAGATCATTATTATATCTACATTCACATTGTTAATATGTTCATTCATAAAGTTAGATTGTAATACATGGACTAGTGATCTGGTTtgtttcactttcattatttttggTTCCTTTATTCGGGTCTGTCTGATATTTTATGACTTTGTCaggattgtgtttatttatattatatatatttatattacagcAATACAAATATAGAGATCTTGCAGTCCGAGATATTACAAATGTCATCTCTCAGTACAAAGACCTCAAACCTGTCATGGACGCTTATGGTAAGAGCtgcaatttcacatttttgtaaataaaacatttttttacttattttaatacttttatacttttttcagtttttaatgaCGGATCCTCCAGAGACCTCATGAGTCTTACTGGGACTGTACCAGTTAGTTATAGAGGTGAGTGACACATTTCCACAACAGAAGTATGTTTGCTGCACATTATTTCTAGTTTAacagacacatttttgtttttcaacagGGAACGTGTACAATATTCCCATCTGCCTCTGGCTGTTGGATACATATCCCTACAATCCCCCTATTTGTTTTGTGAAGCCGACCAGCGCCATGATGATCAAGACTGGCAAACACATTGACGCCAATGGCAAGATCTACCTGCCCTATCTGCATGAGTGGAAACATGTACGACCTCAATAACTCAGAACCTAAGCATTTACACACGAATCATTACGTTTCATTTTCTTACACATGAATTAAGTTTAGTTCTGATTATGTGATAGTTAGAGAATTAAACTGATCTTTTGTTGTCCCTCATCAGCCTCAGTCAGATCTGTACGGCCTCATCCAGGTGATGATTGTGGTGTTCGGTGAGGAACCACCTGTGTTCTCCAGACCCACTACACAACCTCCGTATCAAACCTTCCAGGCAACTGGACCTCCAAACCGTAAGCACAGATCTCAGTCTCCTCTATCCTTTTGTTTGTAACTGCGATAAGACTCTCTTTcctacttttttatatttttcacacattttagaataatggGGATAACACAAATGGAACTTTGAGAATCATGTCAATAATGATTCTTGGGGTGTTTCCCTGAGGTCCCatttaaacagtattgaaggAGTTCACATCTATTCTTTCTGGCTTCTTTTTgacttttaatactttaaatgaCTTAACGTTAGGGATGCGCAATTATTCTTAAGTGATTTTCAATATTTACATCTAACAATTTTGAAACAAATAATCaaggtaaaataattattactatacattttaaaatgtatttatatttttgttaattgttaTGAAGTTAAATCCGgtgttacatgtatttatttatttatcataatttatctatttattgAGAAAGTCACAGATTAATCAtgttaaataattgtgatttcATAAATTGGGCAAAATAATCATGGTTATAATTTTGTCAGAATCGAGCATCCCTTGccaatatatatattagtataatatatatatatatcatatattaaGTACAATTGCATTTTAGttaaaataactcatttcaaACACTTAAGCTTGCACCTTTAAATCAAGTTTGTTGGGTCAAGAGAAACATATATGAATGGTGGGGCAGGTATTTGCATGTATGCACTGAtacttacaaataaaataaaacatatagacACCTGGAACATCAGAATTACCTACACAAATACTATACAAATATTTGGGATTTTATGTGCAaggtatttttaaaaacactgttgCTTTGTCTAAAGTAAATATAACCAGGCAGAAAAaaacttgtatttttattttaattgtattctgATGCTGTTGTTAGATACCTGGAATGCATCAGGTGCTAATTGTATTTGACTTCTTTTGTtggtaaaatacatttcttgttctttatttttaaccgacagtttaatattaaataagctttacattttgatttagtCATACTAGAAGGCTACACGTCACTACTGTCCTTCTGAgaccttgtatctccatttttagtgatatttttttttttgccataaatcattattattagacactgggttttgcaaatatctaaccaatataGGAAGGTTTCCTATACAGGGATTAGATACATCCAGGACTAAACAATAGCACcaaagtattttaaaacatcagtGCAAGCTGTTTTCCGTTTAAAGagctctaacatttattttagtctagggcCACCCGCATGAAGCCTTAAAAATTGCCTGTCAACTTtgaaaaaactgtataaaatcattttaaaagaacagtgtttttctccatctccagtaaacagtaaatttgGGCATCCGAGGGTAAGGAAGGATAGTGACAATATATTCTTAAATGTATCAGTAATCATGTTCAATACCATGTTAGCAGTACCAAGATATCGAAATTCATTTTGTCACGTATTCTCACAAATCTTGACCTCTGAAAGTTGATATTATGAAAGCCCTAAAGGACagtgaaaatatttacatgtattttgcTTAATGTAGCTCAGATTGTTTATATGTGAAATTATCTAGGGCTGtggaatatttttatataaattatcaAAATATCGCAAATGTGCATAtctcaatattttgcattaatTCAAAAATTTACATAAAGACCACTTTGGATGACGAAACCACGCTGACACTTTAACACTACACAATGGTTGAACAAAGTGCAActaacagaacatttttaatCGAATCATAATGTTAAACGGATCTCCTAAAGTTTCTTTTATATACTCTATATGTgaggtttataaaaaaatctgaaaccggaagtgcttccGGATCATTGTTAAcacttgcgaagtggtctatagtctATAAAATTAAGGCggatgcaaaaaaataaataaatatcgtATCGCACATCGATTATGGCATTTAGCATGCTAtcgcattttttttttattatcgcACAGCACTAGAATAAACTTTTCATGATTTGAAAGGGAAGTACAGTCAGTACCTGTATCAAACAGCAGATGTCACACAGCAGCAGGGCATGTCtgagtgtttgtgttctttttttcagaGTCATATATGCCAGGAATGCCAGCAGCGTCTCCCTATGGGCCCAATCCAAACCCATGGTAAAAACACATCTcataaaataacacaagaaacacaacaaaaatgcaaaagCTATTTTACTTTTGCAGAATTTATAAcactcaaaatgcttgaaaAGTTAGTGTTGTGATAAAAAAGcctgatttattgtttttgtgatgATATCTGCTCCAGTAGTTATCAGGGTTACCCGGGTTATCCAGGAGGGAATGCTTATCCTGCCGCAGGAGGTCCAGCACACTACACATCCCAGACTCCTGTTACTACTGTCGGTGAGTTATCACATGTGCCTGGAGCTCAGTTTTATAGTCCAACAGTTAAAACTCACAAATCACGTGAATTCTGTTATTAGCGTGACTATTGATTCATTTTGAGTTTGTGACATTACATTTTAGATTCATTTAGTGTCTGTCTGAACGAATGTAAATGGGCACCATTCAATTAAAATCTTTGCTAAACTGAATTGGCAGTTTGCGACAGGGTTTAGTCAGTCCCTCCTTCCTTCATATTCACTTCATTCAATGCTGTGTTGACCCTGACCTCTGGTCTTCTGCCTGGCCTCATGCCTGATGTACAGTGACCTCTCTGGAGCGCTCTTAAAAGGTTGGACCCGTAACTGGACTCTATGCATGTAAAGGTCAAAGGGCCTGCTTGACCTATTTTAACGGAGCCTGGAGGGCTTATATTTAGATGTTCAGGAGTGAGAGGATATCAGTCCACAGGATGCTTTCAGTGTCAGGCTGCTTTGAACCATGACATTCAGTTCAGAGTGCTAAGCCTATAATCACAGTCTCTCTGCATGGCCGAGTTATACGAACACGTACGGTCTACTCGCAGACCTTCTCATGAATGTAGCTTCATGTCGAATTATGCTTCAGATGAAAAATCAACTGTTTGCAAGAAGTTACAGGGACATATGGTGTAATTTGTAAACCCTGGGATCCAACCCATAACCTAGTATTTGCAAGCGCCATGcactaaccactgagccactggAAAGTATGTGAGATTTTAGCGGAAAATAtagtaaaattttgtttttcgAGTCCTTCCATGTGGTGATCTACCGATGTATCGGTTGCCAATACCTATCCTTCAATTTTTGATAGATTTAAAACCATCACATACTGGTAACAGCATGAAAAAGGCAGATCtaacaaacattcatttataaagcaacTAAATCAAGGCACTAAGTTTTATAATGTGTGTCGCAAAATCCAACCATTTTCTCTGCAGAAAATGCTTCAACACACATGCCATGAAACAAAATCTGTACAAAACATAGTTTGTCAAAGTTGACTTGGAAACAAACCATGTAAACGTCTGTGATCACTCAACACACAAGTGAGCCACGCACactaaataaaagtattgtGGAAAATGTCTGCTGTCACAGAGAAATATCGGTATTAGAATCGCCCAATAATTGTTTGGTGAAATTGGTATTGTATCagccaaaaaatgacaaaaggatgaAGATCAGTGCATCCCTAACTACATGCTCATTTCTTCAAACATAATAgaatcactttattttattaaaaatgaaatcaatatacaaaatacattactattagagatgcaccgatatatcggccaaaaATTGGTTGATGAAAGCAATTTTTTACGCTAACGGACGATAGATAAAACAGCCGCCGATCAGGggcgatatatcctgtcaatcaaaagaggataGGTAAATGCAATTAACTTGTGCTCTTTATATAGAACAAGTTAataaacatcaccagtttgatgatAATAATAGTCATATtcaaaaagttaagaaatatgaaTTTAGTCCTCAGAAACCGCATCAGCAGATATCACTGTGAATAATCAGCTATCGGTAGAAAAATTGAGTGCATCTCTTAATACAAAAATGTCTTTCACCCTTATCGAAAGCAGCATGTAGTAGTGTGTCTGTCGTATTTCTCCAGGCCAAAGTCGTGATGGTACCATTGGTGAGGACACCATCAGGGCTTCACTCATCTCAGCTGTGAGCGATAAACTGCGCTGGAGAATGAAGGAGGAGATGGACAGAGCACAGGCCGAACTGGACGCTCTGAAGAGAACAGAGGAAGACCTGAAGAAAGGACACCAGAAGCTGGAGGACATGGTGTCCCGTCTGGACCAGGAAGTGGTAAGAACAACTATGGGCGATTTGTCCATAAGCATAACAAATGGTTGTCCTGAACAGATGTCATGTTGTCATAAATAACCAATAATTTTTCAAGCTTTTTAACGTTTTTTGGGTGGATATGTGCACCCTCAGGCTGAGGTGGACCGAAACATCGAGCTCCTCAAGAAGAAGGACGAGGAACTCAGTGAAGCACTGGAAAAAATGGAGAACCAATCAGAAAACAACgacattgatgatgtcatcattccGACGGCTCCACTGTACAAACAGATTCTGAACCTGTATGCCGAGGAGAACGCCATTGAAGACACCATCTTTTACTTGGGAGAAGCCCTGCGGAGAGGAGTCATCGACCTGGAAGTCTTTCTCAAGGTTTGTTCATCCTTTACACATCTAGAACTCTCACACTTCATCTTGAATCGTAacattttatgtgctttttaatgccaatatgttttttttttactttgagcCATTGATTCGTATTTGATTTGAAATGTATCAGGCTTTTCCTTCTAATGTTATGTTCAATGACACTTTTCCTCTCGTTCATCCTCAGCATGTGCGACTGCTGTCCCGTAAACAGTTCCAGCTGCGGGCGCTCATGCAAAAAGCACGCAAGACCGCCGGACTCAGTGACCTTTACTGACCCTGCTGCCACCAATACACCAACACTCCAGCTCCTGTCACACGAGCCACGCT
This genomic window contains:
- the LOC130413894 gene encoding tumor susceptibility gene 101 protein-like isoform X1; this encodes MAVVNEGALKKMLKQYKYRDLAVRDITNVISQYKDLKPVMDAYVFNDGSSRDLMSLTGTVPVSYRGNVYNIPICLWLLDTYPYNPPICFVKPTSAMMIKTGKHIDANGKIYLPYLHEWKHPQSDLYGLIQVMIVVFGEEPPVFSRPTTQPPYQTFQATGPPNQSYMPGMPAASPYGPNPNPCSYQGYPGYPGGNAYPAAGGPAHYTSQTPVTTVGQSRDGTIGEDTIRASLISAVSDKLRWRMKEEMDRAQAELDALKRTEEDLKKGHQKLEDMVSRLDQEVAEVDRNIELLKKKDEELSEALEKMENQSENNDIDDVIIPTAPLYKQILNLYAEENAIEDTIFYLGEALRRGVIDLEVFLKHVRLLSRKQFQLRALMQKARKTAGLSDLY
- the LOC130413894 gene encoding tumor susceptibility gene 101 protein-like isoform X2, whose translation is MAVVNEGALKKMLKQYKYRDLAVRDITNVISQYKDLKPVMDAYVFNDGSSRDLMSLTGTVPVSYRGNVYNIPICLWLLDTYPYNPPICFVKPTSAMMIKTGKHIDANGKIYLPYLHEWKHPQSDLYGLIQVMIVVFGEEPPVFSRPTTQPPYQTFQATGPPNQSYMPGMPAASPYGPNPNPCYQGYPGYPGGNAYPAAGGPAHYTSQTPVTTVGQSRDGTIGEDTIRASLISAVSDKLRWRMKEEMDRAQAELDALKRTEEDLKKGHQKLEDMVSRLDQEVAEVDRNIELLKKKDEELSEALEKMENQSENNDIDDVIIPTAPLYKQILNLYAEENAIEDTIFYLGEALRRGVIDLEVFLKHVRLLSRKQFQLRALMQKARKTAGLSDLY